The Candidatus Zixiibacteriota bacterium genome has a segment encoding these proteins:
- the mutS gene encoding DNA mismatch repair protein MutS: protein MSSKSDGSAMTPLMRQYHAIKTQHPDKILFFRMGDFYEMFGDDAVRAAPVLGIALTSRSHGATEKIPLAGVPYHSADRYLARLLSRGFKVVVVEQVEDPKTAKGLVKRDIVEILTPGTATVDGVEEQTRATYLTALVAGNGRTAGMAALDLSSGLFLVDEGLSERVVERMRLLEPSEILCPVTLVDSAEFEQQYGLAPSDRRITKYEDFNFDYRAAVRDLTKHFEVSTLDGFGVGQSRHAIIAAGAIFRYLQENYRERLSHITRISRFDDAEVMTLDYSSVRNLELIRNIADNTEENSLFSVVNRCHTPFGARRLQRALLHPFKTRIPIERRLTGVSELVKERDLCYRIREETRQLPDIERFAGRLGIGKLSPRQMAGIKDGLAGALRLKRILADCRSEHLSQLFRALPECGDLVEVIEKALVDEPPIVAAKGGMLRRGFSDKLDTLNDSIRDARTYIASLQKVERERTGIATLKVGFNKVFGYYIEVTRANSGAVPAEYIRKQTLVNAERYITPELKEKEELILAAEEKIVRLELQLYQELVETLNRRIADIVSTADLLGEIDLVSGLAELAVARGYCRPGIFEDRRLIIKNGRHPVIESVLPPGSFVANDVELDEAGRIVILTGPNMSGKSTYLRQIGLIVILAQIGSWVPADAAEIGLVDRVFTRVGALDNLARGQSTFLVEMIETANILHNATDRSLVLLDEVGRGTSTFDGLSVAWSVVEFINEEKSARTVFATHYHELTGMAAIYDHIANFQVAVKKWENKVIFMHKIIPGGCDDSYGIEVARLAGVPRPTITRARQILKLLESGKFNQSELGQGVYKQRMQPSLFDPPVSETESRLKEADLENMTPMDALRFLHDLKKDLT from the coding sequence ATGAGCAGTAAGTCCGACGGTTCGGCGATGACGCCGCTGATGCGTCAGTATCACGCCATCAAAACACAGCATCCCGACAAGATCCTTTTCTTTCGCATGGGGGACTTCTACGAGATGTTCGGCGACGATGCGGTTCGCGCCGCCCCGGTGCTGGGTATCGCGCTGACTTCGCGTTCGCACGGAGCCACCGAAAAGATCCCGCTCGCGGGCGTTCCGTATCATTCCGCCGACCGCTACCTCGCCCGGCTGTTGTCCCGGGGATTCAAGGTGGTGGTGGTCGAGCAGGTCGAAGATCCCAAAACGGCCAAGGGCCTGGTCAAGCGTGATATCGTGGAGATCCTCACCCCGGGGACGGCGACGGTCGACGGTGTGGAGGAACAGACGCGGGCCACGTATCTCACGGCTCTGGTAGCCGGGAACGGCCGAACGGCGGGGATGGCTGCGCTTGATTTGTCGTCGGGGCTGTTCCTGGTCGACGAAGGACTGTCCGAGCGAGTAGTGGAACGCATGCGCCTTTTGGAACCGTCGGAGATTCTGTGTCCCGTGACGCTGGTTGATTCCGCCGAGTTCGAACAGCAGTACGGCCTGGCGCCGTCGGACCGTCGCATCACCAAATACGAAGATTTCAATTTCGATTACCGCGCGGCCGTGCGCGATCTCACGAAGCATTTCGAGGTGAGCACGCTGGACGGGTTCGGTGTGGGGCAGTCGCGGCACGCGATAATCGCCGCGGGCGCTATTTTCCGTTACCTGCAGGAGAACTACCGGGAGCGGCTGTCGCATATCACGCGGATCAGCAGATTCGACGACGCCGAAGTGATGACGCTGGACTACTCGAGCGTACGCAATCTCGAGCTGATTCGCAACATCGCGGACAACACCGAAGAGAATTCGCTGTTTTCGGTCGTGAACAGGTGTCACACGCCGTTTGGTGCGCGCCGTCTTCAGCGCGCCTTGCTGCATCCGTTCAAAACGCGCATTCCAATCGAGCGGCGATTGACCGGGGTCAGCGAACTGGTCAAGGAGCGCGACCTGTGCTACCGGATTCGGGAGGAGACGCGGCAGTTGCCGGATATCGAGCGGTTTGCGGGCAGGCTGGGGATCGGCAAGCTGTCGCCCCGACAGATGGCGGGCATCAAGGACGGTCTGGCCGGCGCGCTCCGGCTGAAACGGATTCTTGCCGACTGCCGGTCCGAGCATTTGTCCCAGCTGTTCCGTGCGCTGCCGGAGTGTGGTGATCTGGTGGAGGTGATAGAGAAGGCGCTGGTGGATGAGCCGCCGATCGTGGCGGCAAAAGGCGGAATGCTGCGGCGCGGCTTTTCGGACAAGCTGGATACGCTCAACGACTCCATTCGGGACGCGCGCACGTATATCGCGTCGCTGCAGAAGGTGGAGCGCGAGCGTACGGGGATTGCGACGCTGAAAGTCGGCTTCAACAAAGTGTTCGGGTACTATATCGAAGTCACCCGCGCCAACAGCGGGGCGGTCCCGGCGGAGTATATCCGCAAGCAGACCCTGGTCAACGCCGAGCGCTACATAACGCCGGAACTGAAAGAGAAAGAGGAACTGATTCTCGCCGCCGAGGAGAAGATCGTTCGACTCGAACTTCAGCTGTACCAGGAACTGGTTGAGACGCTCAACCGGCGGATTGCCGACATCGTATCGACGGCCGACCTGCTCGGCGAAATCGATCTGGTCTCGGGGCTCGCGGAGCTGGCGGTCGCGCGCGGATATTGCCGTCCCGGGATTTTCGAGGATCGGCGGCTGATCATCAAGAACGGGCGGCACCCGGTAATCGAGTCCGTGCTGCCGCCGGGCTCGTTCGTGGCCAACGATGTCGAACTGGATGAGGCCGGTCGGATCGTGATTCTGACCGGGCCGAATATGTCCGGCAAGTCGACGTACCTTCGCCAGATCGGATTGATCGTTATACTCGCCCAGATCGGTTCGTGGGTACCGGCGGATGCTGCCGAAATCGGGTTGGTCGATCGTGTCTTCACCCGCGTGGGTGCGCTGGACAATCTGGCGCGGGGACAATCGACGTTTCTCGTGGAGATGATCGAAACGGCGAACATTCTGCACAACGCCACGGACCGGTCGCTGGTGCTGCTGGACGAAGTCGGCCGGGGGACATCGACGTTTGACGGTTTGTCGGTGGCGTGGTCGGTGGTCGAGTTCATCAACGAAGAGAAAAGCGCGCGGACGGTTTTCGCCACACACTACCATGAACTGACGGGAATGGCGGCGATCTACGACCACATTGCCAACTTTCAGGTGGCCGTCAAGAAGTGGGAGAACAAGGTCATTTTCATGCACAAGATCATCCCGGGCGGCTGCGACGACTCGTACGGTATCGAGGTGGCGAGGCTGGCCGGCGTTCCGCGGCCGACCATCACGCGCGCCCGGCAGATTCTGAAATTGCTCGAGTCGGGGAAGTTCAACCAGAGCGAGTTGGGCCAGGGGGTGTACAAGCAGCGGATGCAGCCGAGCCTGTTTGATCCGCCCGTATCGGAAACCGAGTCGCGCCTGAAGGAGGCCGATCTCGAGAACATGACGCCGATGGATGCCCTGCGGTTTCTCCACGATCTCAAGAAGGATTTGACCTGA
- the mutL gene encoding DNA mismatch repair endonuclease MutL, with protein MASSTPRPFIRPLPERLINKIAAGEVVERPAAVVKELVENALDAGADRIDIVIEHSGLKLIRIIDNGCGIAADQMEIAFSRHATSKISEFHDLDRVTTYGFRGEALPSIASVSRMRMVSRPSEQDVGMEIIFEGGVLHSLEAVAAPAGTTVEVENLFFNVPARRKFLKAESTEARHISRTATALALGRGHPGFSYTLNGRRVFSIVPGTSLTERASALLRPGERFVPVSGTVGPVSIEGSIGRPELAVANRFSQYLFINGRYVQAPSLTHAFGAGYGEMLPRGMFPIGALLLTVDPSDVDVNVHPAKTEVRLSREREVYDAIYRTVKESLRQDGIIPAFRPVIVDRERTSPRDGSRIPGAYIPGVAANPNVNRSFLGELYRHGAPQPDESAPPIVQVDTRTGEIVDRPQQLSEPVGEAGSGLSTGLRLVGRFSDLYLILQAGDDLYIVDQHTAHERVLYEQTLRQLENHAVVGQHLLMPEQVELSPEQYAVFEESSELLNESGFGVAPFGGRTVNIEAVPAILSRRSPSKMILKVIDDLSSLKKAGHDTRKAMAQSIACRAAVMSGDRLTDREAEGLLEQLLTCENRYTCPHGRPTFIRIGRDDLDRQFGRG; from the coding sequence ATGGCCTCCTCGACGCCGCGACCGTTCATTCGTCCGCTTCCGGAGCGACTGATCAACAAGATCGCCGCCGGTGAAGTGGTCGAGCGCCCGGCCGCCGTCGTGAAGGAACTGGTGGAGAATGCGCTCGATGCCGGCGCGGACCGGATCGACATCGTCATCGAGCATTCCGGTCTGAAGCTGATCAGGATTATCGACAACGGCTGCGGTATCGCGGCCGACCAGATGGAGATTGCGTTCTCCCGTCACGCGACGTCCAAGATATCCGAATTTCACGATCTGGACCGGGTGACGACTTACGGATTTCGCGGGGAGGCGCTGCCGTCGATAGCGTCGGTGTCGCGCATGCGCATGGTCTCGCGGCCGTCCGAACAGGATGTCGGGATGGAGATCATTTTTGAAGGCGGCGTGCTGCACTCTCTGGAAGCCGTGGCGGCCCCGGCGGGAACAACGGTCGAAGTGGAGAACCTGTTTTTCAACGTACCGGCGCGACGGAAGTTTCTCAAGGCCGAGTCAACCGAGGCGCGGCACATATCGCGCACGGCAACCGCGCTGGCGCTGGGACGCGGGCATCCAGGGTTCAGCTATACGCTCAACGGTCGACGCGTGTTTTCGATCGTGCCGGGGACGTCTCTGACGGAGCGCGCGTCCGCGCTGCTTCGCCCCGGCGAACGGTTCGTGCCGGTGAGCGGCACGGTGGGGCCGGTCTCGATCGAGGGCAGCATCGGCCGCCCCGAGCTGGCGGTCGCCAACCGCTTCAGCCAGTACTTGTTCATCAACGGCCGTTACGTGCAGGCGCCGTCGCTGACGCACGCGTTCGGAGCCGGTTACGGCGAGATGTTGCCGCGCGGGATGTTTCCGATAGGAGCGCTGCTGCTGACCGTGGATCCCTCGGACGTCGACGTCAACGTCCATCCGGCCAAAACCGAGGTCCGGCTGTCGCGGGAGCGCGAGGTCTACGATGCCATCTACCGCACGGTCAAGGAATCGCTTCGGCAGGACGGCATCATCCCGGCTTTCCGTCCCGTTATCGTCGACAGAGAGCGAACCTCCCCGCGCGACGGGTCGCGGATTCCGGGCGCGTATATCCCGGGTGTTGCGGCCAATCCCAACGTGAATCGTTCGTTTCTCGGCGAGTTGTATCGACACGGTGCGCCGCAGCCGGACGAATCCGCGCCGCCGATCGTACAGGTTGACACCCGTACGGGAGAGATTGTCGACCGGCCGCAGCAGCTATCCGAGCCTGTCGGCGAAGCGGGATCCGGTTTATCCACGGGACTCCGCCTCGTTGGCCGCTTCTCTGATTTATATCTGATCCTGCAGGCGGGCGACGATTTGTATATCGTGGATCAGCACACTGCCCACGAGCGCGTCCTGTACGAACAGACGCTTCGCCAATTGGAGAACCATGCCGTTGTCGGCCAGCACCTGCTGATGCCGGAGCAAGTCGAGTTGTCGCCCGAGCAATACGCCGTATTCGAGGAATCGTCGGAACTGTTGAACGAGTCGGGATTCGGTGTTGCGCCCTTCGGCGGACGGACGGTGAATATCGAGGCGGTTCCTGCGATTCTTTCGCGCCGGTCGCCGTCGAAGATGATCCTGAAGGTGATTGACGATCTGTCATCGCTGAAAAAAGCCGGTCATGATACGCGCAAGGCAATGGCGCAGTCGATTGCGTGCCGCGCGGCGGTGATGTCGGGCGACCGATTGACGGACCGGGAGGCCGAAGGTCTTCTTGAACAACTTCTGACGTGCGAGAATCGTTACACCTGCCCTCACGGCCGACCGACGTTTATTCGTATCGGCCGGGACGATCTCGACAGGCAGTTCGGTCGTGGCTGA
- the miaA gene encoding tRNA (adenosine(37)-N6)-dimethylallyltransferase MiaA translates to MAEVNRLPIICGPTASGKTAAALDLARRFRIDVVSADSRQMIRRLDIGTAKPTAEEQQQVRFHLVDIIEPGERYSAFRFIDDASAAIDECLRKDHLPLVVGGTGLYLRALSDGVVEMDREDMEIRERLEKECAEGGAERLYEQLEQIDPLEAAKIHPNNHVRLVRALEIFYVTGVSKSELAATGSYRRSKYTFVYYCLTPDREELYNRINRRVDAMVDQGLLEEVRQLAAEGLAEPVRKANVIGYNELLDHFEGDCSLEEAVQMIKQNTRRYAKRQLTWFRGQAGARFFPNSGALLESLCAEFAQELSRFEKT, encoded by the coding sequence GTGGCTGAGGTGAACCGACTGCCGATTATCTGCGGACCGACCGCGTCCGGCAAAACGGCTGCGGCTCTCGATCTGGCCCGGCGATTTCGGATCGACGTCGTGTCGGCGGATTCACGCCAGATGATCCGTCGCCTCGATATCGGGACCGCCAAACCAACCGCTGAGGAGCAGCAACAAGTTCGCTTCCATCTCGTAGATATCATCGAGCCCGGCGAGCGCTATTCGGCTTTTCGGTTTATCGATGACGCGTCGGCGGCGATCGATGAGTGCCTGCGCAAGGATCACCTGCCGCTCGTGGTCGGCGGTACCGGCCTGTACCTTCGCGCTCTCTCCGACGGAGTAGTTGAGATGGACCGCGAGGACATGGAAATACGCGAACGTCTTGAAAAGGAATGCGCGGAAGGCGGCGCCGAGCGTCTTTATGAGCAGTTGGAGCAGATCGATCCGCTGGAGGCGGCGAAGATTCACCCGAACAACCACGTGCGGTTGGTGCGGGCCCTCGAGATTTTCTACGTCACCGGTGTCTCCAAGTCCGAGCTGGCGGCAACCGGGTCTTATCGGCGGTCGAAATACACGTTTGTGTATTATTGCCTGACGCCGGATCGCGAAGAATTGTATAACCGGATAAATCGCCGCGTAGATGCAATGGTGGACCAGGGGCTTCTCGAAGAGGTACGGCAACTGGCGGCGGAGGGATTGGCCGAACCCGTGCGGAAAGCGAATGTTATCGGGTATAACGAGTTGCTGGATCATTTCGAGGGGGATTGCAGTTTGGAAGAAGCGGTCCAGATGATAAAGCAGAATACCCGGCGGTATGCCAAGCGGCAGCTCACGTGGTTTCGGGGGCAGGCCGGGGCGCGTTTTTTCCCGAATTCGGGAGCCCTGCTGGAGTCGCTCTGTGCAGAATTTGCGCAGGAACTTTCGCGGTTTGAAAAAACTTGA
- a CDS encoding LysM peptidoglycan-binding domain-containing protein — protein sequence MKDSTTIARPTLALLTVLLFGTLAFTSGCGGGQSLASPGVYATQPATDTASTTTPQAPTRDETTGPLTYRYGSSSEDHDPGEIPADDTTAAVTARKPIGHSSGPRLNRAAGLYGIEIYNEDSAAAVDDDIWRLFDLAEEYYQMGVIANREASWEEAQYYFEKSLRIMANLDVEADSSLTPEAVKYNTILDNIVADYRTTMRSLGRLEQDVAPSVLVERFGDLERNLSDDSIIVYEEEIHQPVTYDLPVVMNERVKKSIVYFQTVAQDAFRKYLSRSKKYRWLFEDVLREYGLPQDLVYLSLVESGYNPHAYSWARAMGLWQFISSTGRLYGLDRDWWIDERKDPVKSTRAAARFLRDLYEKFGDWELAMAAYNGGPGRVERTMKSQKTSDFWKLRLKRQTMDYVPLIYAATIIAKDPEKYGFTDIEFENEIRWDVIHIDRCLDLKVVARELGCTYQELKDLNPELLRQFTPPNEKNYALKIPVGHKEKFLAAYDGMPSPKETSWVRHEIRRGETISTIAARYGVSQYAILAANNLNNRSRIYAGKHLIVPVPLDSQEGSESVKNRTYEADGAVYTVRSGDTMWDIAKAFGTTVAALRRVNYIEQGSRIYVGQKLKLPTDANNVNRSNTSRYATRQQDEPATISSSDGDRTTYVVRRGDTIWDIAKNHGTSTSAIRALNGLGRSSRIYPGQKLIVSGSGSAAGGGFVVYKVKRGDTLARIAKQYRTTISRIAAWNGMTDPDNLRVGDEIKILVQ from the coding sequence ATGAAGGATTCAACAACGATTGCCCGCCCGACTCTCGCGCTTCTCACTGTCCTGCTGTTCGGAACGCTCGCCTTTACGAGCGGTTGCGGCGGTGGACAATCGCTGGCCTCGCCCGGCGTTTACGCAACTCAACCGGCAACCGACACGGCGTCGACCACCACCCCGCAGGCGCCCACCCGCGATGAAACAACCGGACCGCTGACGTACCGATACGGAAGCTCCAGCGAAGATCACGATCCGGGGGAAATTCCTGCCGACGATACAACCGCGGCAGTAACTGCCAGGAAGCCTATCGGCCATTCCTCGGGCCCACGCCTGAATCGTGCGGCCGGGCTGTACGGTATTGAGATTTACAACGAAGACTCCGCTGCGGCGGTCGACGACGACATCTGGCGGCTGTTCGATCTCGCAGAAGAGTACTATCAGATGGGCGTGATCGCCAACCGTGAAGCCAGTTGGGAAGAAGCCCAGTACTATTTCGAGAAGTCGCTTCGCATCATGGCCAATCTCGACGTCGAGGCCGACTCGTCGCTGACGCCGGAGGCGGTGAAGTACAACACCATTCTCGACAACATCGTCGCCGACTATCGCACGACGATGCGCTCGCTCGGCCGGCTCGAACAGGACGTCGCGCCATCGGTGCTGGTTGAACGATTCGGAGACCTGGAGCGCAATCTCAGCGACGACTCGATCATCGTTTATGAAGAGGAAATTCACCAGCCGGTAACCTACGACCTTCCCGTCGTCATGAACGAACGGGTCAAAAAGTCGATCGTCTACTTCCAGACCGTGGCACAGGATGCGTTCCGCAAGTACCTCAGCCGGTCCAAGAAGTACCGGTGGCTGTTTGAAGATGTGCTGCGTGAATACGGCCTGCCGCAGGATTTGGTTTATCTGTCGCTGGTGGAGTCCGGCTACAACCCCCATGCGTATTCATGGGCGCGCGCCATGGGACTCTGGCAGTTCATTTCATCCACCGGCCGCCTGTACGGACTCGATCGTGACTGGTGGATAGACGAACGCAAGGACCCGGTGAAGTCGACTCGCGCGGCCGCGCGGTTTCTGCGCGACCTGTACGAGAAATTCGGCGACTGGGAACTGGCGATGGCGGCCTACAACGGCGGACCGGGCCGGGTGGAACGGACTATGAAGAGCCAGAAGACGAGTGATTTCTGGAAACTTCGGTTGAAACGACAGACCATGGACTACGTTCCGCTGATCTATGCGGCCACGATTATCGCGAAAGACCCGGAGAAATACGGGTTCACCGATATCGAATTCGAAAATGAAATTCGGTGGGACGTGATCCACATCGACCGCTGCCTCGACCTCAAGGTCGTTGCGCGAGAGTTGGGCTGCACCTACCAGGAGTTGAAGGATTTGAATCCGGAACTCCTTCGCCAGTTCACGCCCCCCAACGAGAAGAACTACGCGCTGAAGATTCCGGTGGGTCACAAGGAGAAGTTTCTTGCCGCATACGACGGGATGCCGTCGCCCAAAGAGACCAGCTGGGTGCGGCACGAGATTCGCCGGGGAGAGACAATCAGTACGATTGCGGCTCGGTATGGCGTGTCGCAGTACGCGATTCTTGCGGCCAACAATCTCAACAACCGCTCGCGGATCTATGCCGGCAAGCACCTGATCGTTCCGGTGCCGCTCGATTCTCAGGAAGGCTCGGAATCGGTGAAGAATCGCACGTATGAGGCGGACGGTGCGGTCTACACGGTTCGATCCGGCGACACGATGTGGGACATTGCGAAGGCGTTTGGAACGACGGTCGCGGCGCTCCGCCGCGTGAACTATATCGAACAGGGCTCGCGCATCTATGTCGGCCAGAAACTGAAACTGCCGACCGACGCCAACAACGTGAACCGCAGCAATACGTCGCGCTATGCGACCCGTCAGCAGGATGAGCCCGCGACGATTTCTTCCAGCGACGGCGACCGGACGACATACGTGGTGCGCCGGGGCGACACCATCTGGGACATCGCCAAGAACCACGGCACATCGACAAGCGCCATCCGCGCGTTGAACGGACTCGGTCGGTCCAGCCGCATCTATCCCGGGCAGAAGCTGATTGTCAGCGGTTCGGGCAGCGCGGCCGGCGGCGGGTTTGTCGTCTACAAAGTCAAGCGCGGTGACACGCTTGCCCGTATCGCAAAGCAGTATAGGACTACCATATCGAGGATTGCTGCCTGGAACGGCATGACCGACCCGGACAACCTTCGGGTGGGTGACGAAATCAAAATCCTCGTACAATAA
- the sppA gene encoding signal peptide peptidase SppA: MARKRDVVIGVIIAGAFIVAFGMFALIFISLFSETGGVGFAGIGGDVGVIEVFGVLDESMGREVIRQLDKWGEGGSVKALVLHVNSPGGGVAISQEIYDAINRVRDNGKPVVVSMASVAASGGYYISCAADAIVANPGTLTGSIGVIMQFPTAEGLMEKIGLKLETVKSGELKDVGSFDRDMTEEEELMLRSVVMDTYEQFVEVVAEGRGKDREEVYVVADGSIYTGHQAYNLGLVDSLGGLNEAIHLAAEMAGLTGEPSVVRPYRREQVGLLDLLGSFSDVAQRVTATVDRGMLGPQVLYLYQ; the protein is encoded by the coding sequence ATGGCCAGGAAACGGGATGTCGTAATCGGGGTGATTATCGCGGGCGCCTTCATAGTGGCGTTCGGGATGTTCGCCCTGATATTTATCAGTCTGTTCTCCGAAACCGGGGGCGTCGGATTCGCCGGTATCGGCGGAGATGTCGGGGTGATCGAAGTGTTCGGAGTTCTGGACGAATCGATGGGGCGGGAGGTCATCCGGCAGTTGGACAAATGGGGCGAAGGCGGTTCTGTTAAAGCGCTGGTGCTCCATGTCAATTCGCCGGGAGGCGGCGTGGCCATCTCGCAGGAGATTTATGACGCCATCAATCGCGTGCGGGACAACGGAAAACCGGTCGTGGTGTCGATGGCGTCCGTGGCGGCATCGGGCGGCTATTACATTTCCTGTGCGGCCGATGCGATTGTCGCGAACCCGGGGACGCTGACCGGATCTATCGGGGTGATTATGCAGTTTCCGACGGCTGAGGGCCTGATGGAGAAGATCGGCCTGAAGTTGGAGACTGTCAAATCCGGTGAACTGAAAGACGTTGGTTCGTTCGACCGGGACATGACCGAGGAGGAAGAGCTGATGCTTCGGTCGGTCGTGATGGATACCTACGAGCAGTTTGTCGAGGTGGTGGCGGAGGGTCGGGGGAAGGATCGCGAAGAGGTGTATGTAGTTGCGGACGGTTCGATATACACGGGGCATCAGGCGTACAATCTCGGTCTGGTGGATAGTCTTGGAGGTTTGAACGAGGCCATTCATCTAGCGGCCGAGATGGCCGGTCTGACCGGCGAACCGTCGGTGGTGCGGCCGTATCGTCGCGAGCAGGTTGGTCTGCTTGATCTTCTCGGGTCGTTTTCCGATGTGGCCCAGCGGGTTACGGCGACGGTGGACCGGGGGATGTTGGGTCCGCAGGTGCTGTATTTGTATCAGTAG
- a CDS encoding HU family DNA-binding protein — protein MSREEAVTKADLVEKVAEKTGLTRTDVAVVVDSFLDTVKRSVEAGHNIEIRGFGTFKIKLRKARKARNPRTGEVVPVPDRKVPVFKPSNEFKNMITKLGI, from the coding sequence CTGTCGAGGGAGGAAGCTGTGACAAAAGCGGACCTGGTCGAGAAGGTAGCGGAGAAGACCGGATTAACTCGCACCGATGTCGCCGTGGTTGTCGATTCATTTCTTGACACCGTGAAGAGATCGGTAGAGGCCGGACACAACATTGAAATCCGCGGATTCGGGACGTTCAAGATTAAGCTTCGCAAAGCACGCAAAGCGCGCAATCCTCGCACTGGTGAGGTCGTGCCCGTGCCGGACCGGAAGGTGCCTGTGTTCAAGCCGTCCAATGAGTTCAAGAACATGATCACCAAACTCGGGATTTAA